The following nucleotide sequence is from Sulfurospirillum arsenophilum NBRC 109478.
GAATATGTGCTTTAAGATTGGCATTGGTCGCACTGATGATACGGCCTTCAAAATTAATCTCTTTAGCTCCTCCCACACGTCTAAACTTCTTCGTCTCCAAAAAGCGCAGCAGTTTGCTTTGAAGCTCAATGTCGAGTTCTCCAATCTCATCTAAAAAAAGTGTTCCCTCCCCTGTAAGTTCAGCAAAACCGATGTGCTGTTTATCCGCACTGGTGAAAGAGCCTTTCTCATGCCCAAAAAGCTGGCTTTCAAAAAGATCTTTAGGAATGGACGCGCAATTCACGGCAACAAAGGGATGTTCACTATGAGTCGAGTTGGTATGAATCAGATTAGCGATAAGCTCTTTGCCTGTACCCGTTTCTCCGTAAATAAGCACAGAAAGGTCATTATTGGCGGCGATACCAATCTTTTTATAGATCTCTTTCATCGTTTCATACGAGCCTACAAACGCCTCTTCTCCTTGTTTTATAGGCTTTTTAGCACTCTTCTCTTTGCTTGAAGTGTGCATGTATTTTCCAACCAACTCTAAAAGTTGCGCCTCATCAAAAGGCTTTTGTAAAATATCTTTAATGCCAATTTTAGACGCTTCGATCATATTGGTAGGTGTCGTATACGCTGTCATCAAAATAATGGGAAGGTTGAGTCCTACTTTTTTAAACTGCTTAATCAAATCAATGCCCGTAAGATTTTCGCCAAGCATCACATCGACGATTAAAAGCTCAACGCCTTGCTCTTCGATGATTAAAGCGAGTTCAAACTCTTCGCCATTAAACTGCAACGGTGTGTGTTGATTGCGCTGTAAAATTTTAGCAACCGAGTAGCGAATCTCTTGTTGGTCATCAATAATGGCAATTTTCATACTTGTTCCTGACTGGGGATATAGAGACAAAACTTTGTCTGCTCTTCTTCGCTTTCAAACTCGATGTAGCCGTTGGAGAGATAGACAATTTTATAGATGCTAAAAAGCCCCAAACCCGAACCCTCTTTTTTTGTGGTAAAAAAGGGTTTAAACAGATTGGTTTTGGTTTTTTCATCCATCGTTTCACCACTGTTTTTCACACATAACACCGAAAATCCTGCTTGCTCTGCCCTTTTCCATGTGATCTCAATCGTACTCAGTTGAAACGCTGCATCGATGGCGTTATTGAGTAAATTGATCAAAATAATTTCAATGGCATTCGCCCCCATTTTAACGCTCAAATCCTCTTCAATGATGCTTTGAATTCCTAAATGTTTCGTACTTAAAGAAGAGCGCAATAACGCGATAGACTCTTCAACAAATGGCTTTACATGTAAAGGTTTTTCGTACTTAAAATCAGCGGGTTTTGCAAGGGCCAAAAAGTCCACCACCTGATGATCAATGCGCGCTAATGCTCCATGGATGATGGGCATATCTTCTTTATCGGGCAGTTGGGCAGGAGAAAGCAACAACTTTAAAGGTTGCAGTAGATTTTTAACTTCATGCGCAAACGAAGAGCCAATTTCTCCCAAGATAATGAGGGAGTGCGAAATGCGAGCATTCTTCTCCTCTTTTTCGATAGAGTCTCGTAGTTCATGCATTAATTGCGTTGTTTTTTCAATAATACGCGTGATTTCATCATTCTCTTTGCCTTGATAAATCGTAATGTCATCCCAACGCTTCTCGATGATTGCCTGTGCATTGTTTGAGAGTAAATGAAGCCTTCCAAGCAGTCTTCCCATAAAAATATTAGCAATAATGAGTGAGAGCAACGCCACCATAACAAGAAGCACAAATTGCGCCAAAAAAGTGTCTTGTAGCATACTAAAGAGTGTCTGATTTTTAACCTTAAGCACAAAAGAGCCAAAAGTCACCCCATCTTGTTCAAAAGGGACAACATTGTAGGTGTCAAACTCTTTAAACGTATCACCAAGACGATAATGTTCCGTATCGGTATGTGCCACAATGACGTTATGCGTGTCAATAAATCCTGAGCTTTCAATCATACTACTGGAACTCAGTGTTTTGAGAAATTTGTAAAGCTCCCATTGGTTATGGGTAAGGATAAACTCGCTGACAAAGGCTTTGTTGGAGTTAATATTGGTTTTAATAAGCTCATCAATAATCTGATTGGTATGGTTTTTATGAATATCTATGTTGATGATAATCGAAACCGAAGAGATCGCAAAAACAACCCAAAAAATAAGTGTGGCAAGTTTGACTTGAACAGAGAGCGCTAAAAGATAGTCAAAAAGCTTTTTCATTGTCTCTGTTCAATGACCTCAAGCATTTTTGCCACATTGGAAAAATCTTGACCCGAGGGGAGATCAAAGCGATCCAAAGAAAGCTTTTCCAAAATGCTTTTACCATATGTATCTTGATGCATCGCAATAAAAGCATTTTGCAGCGCTTCAAACCTCTTTTTAGGCAATGCGCTTCGCGCCACAATAGGTGAGTTGGTATAAGGTCCTAAAACTTGCACCACTTTTAACTGCTCAATTTTTTCGGGATGTTTTTGCGCAAAACGGGTATAAACGATGCTATCCACACTTGCACCATCTACAAATCCATCAATGACCGCTTTGATGGACTCGCCATGTTCATAGGTATAAATGTAGGACTTAAAAAAGGTTTTAGGATCCATTCCATGGCTTAACATATGGTAACTGGGAGCCGTAGCTCCTGAATTGCTCTCAGGATCAGTAAAGGCAAAAATTTTTCCTTTGAAATCTGCAAGTGAGTCAACAGGGGTGCTTTTTTTTGCAATGATGTACGAATAGTATTGATCGCTTCCATCAAAAATAGGAATGGCTAAGATTTTGCCTGTTCCTTCTTTATCGAGTTTGGTATAACTGGAGTTACAGACATAGGCAACATCGACTTTATGCTCTTTAATGAGCTGATTCATCTCCGCATAGGTTTTTGAAAAGCGTATTTGCACATCAAGATCAGTGATTTTATGCTCCAAATATTTCTCCCAATCCATAAAATTTTTGAGATCATCTTTAAGGACTGTTCCTGTAAGACCAAGGACAATTTTTTCTTTCGCATTGAGCGAAAAAGGTAATAGTAACAGTAAAAAAAGCATGGTAAATTTTTGAAGACAACTGGTCAAAATTTGATCGTTTTTCATTTTTTGAAGGCTCCTTTTTTCTCTTAAAGTCCCTATTATAGGGCTTTTTAAAGTTGGTATGCTAATTGCTCTAAGCACATTGTACTTGAAGAAATGTTCAAGAAACTTTAAAGGAGTCCATGATGAATTTATTGTGGGATGTGCGGGTCTCATTAGATCTGTTCTTGGGTGGTTTAGGTGTAGGTGCCTTCCTTGTAGGTGTGGTTCTTTACTATGTGGATGCTAAAGCATATGAAGGTTTTGTTAAAAAATCCTTTATGGTAGCACCGCTTTTGGTGATAGCAGGATTGCTTTTGCTTCTGACAGAACTTGGACGTCCATTGAACGTTATTAAAACGATCTATGCGATCAATCCAACATCGTTTATGTCTATCGGTATCTTTTTACAAAGTGCGTTTGTGGCAGTTGCGCTTCTTATCGCCTTTAAAGTATTGACAAGCGGTGTTTCAGCCCTTAGTTCAAAAATCGTTTACGCAGGTGCCGTTCTTGCAGGTCTCGTTGGTTTGTATCATGGATTCTTGCTCTCAGGCATCGCAAAAGAGCCTTGGAACAACGCTATCCCTGTGATTTTCTTTGTCTCTTCCATTCTTTCAGGGGCATCGTTAATGGTACTTTTCAATTTGGAAAGTTTAGAAAACCTTGTAGCACGCTTTAAACTTCCTCTGATCATCAATATGGTTTTAACCCTTGAGTTAGCCGCAGTTTTTGCATGGGTTTACAATTTGGCGCTAACAACAGCATCTTCGAAACATGCCTATGATGTTCTCATCAGTAGCTTTAGCATGGAGTTTTGGGTACTGAGTATCTTAATGGGGTTAATTGCACCTTTAGCCATTTTTACCTTGGTCATTTTAAACAAATTATCCCTCAGAACAGTTGCTATTCCAACCTTTTCAATTATCGTTATGGGAAGTTTTTTCCTTAAAAACTTAGTTGTTTATCTTGGTCAAGCAGTATAAGGAGTCAATGATGAGTATTAACAGAAGAGATTTTCTCAAAACAACAGCGGGAAGTGCTGCGGTAGCTTCAACCATCTCTATTTTCCCAGAAGATGTCGAAGCAAAAATTGGTGAATTAAAGTACGAAGGTGAGACGGGTAAATGGATGAGTTCTACCTGTCAAGGCTGCACCAGCTGGTGTCCGATTCAAGGACTTGTGGTCGATGGTAAAGTTGTAAAAATTAGAGGCAATCCAAACTCTCCAAGTGCTGGACGCATCTGTCCACGTCCACACTTAGCGTTGCAACAAGTGTACGATCCTGATCGTGTCAAAACACCACTTAAACGCACCAACCCTAAAAAGGGCAAAGGCATTGATCCTAAATTCGTGCCTATTTCTTGGGATGAAGCGATCAATACCATTGCAGACAAAATTATGGGGCTTATTCAAACACAAGAAACCCACAAATTTCTTCTTATGCGTGGTCGTTACACTTTTATGAATGAAATTATGTATGGTACATTCCCTAAGCTTATCGGTAGTCCAAATAATATTTCGCATAGTTCTATTTGTGCAGAAGCAGAAAAATTTGGTCGTTACTATACTGAAGGTATGTGGGATTACGCAGACTTTGACCTAGATAATACGCGCTATATATTAGGCTGGGGCACAGATATGGTCTCTTCCAATCGTCAAACACCTTGGTTTATGAATCAGCAAGGCTATGTTAAAGATAGAGCTAAAATTACCTGTATTGACCCACGCCTTTCTGCAACTGCAGCAAAAGCTGATCGTTGGCTTCCTATTATTCCTGGAACCGATAGTGCATTAGCCGTTGCAATTGCACATGTTATTTTATCAACAGGAAAATGGAATAAATCTTTTGTGGGTGATTTTACGGATAAAGTCAATTATTTCATTCCAGAAAAAGAAGTTCCAACAGAAATTGAGGTTGAAGGCAAAGTCATTCCTGTTGTGTTTGAAGAAAAACATACCTATGGTGTTATTGCATGGTGGAACCTAGAATTAAAAGATAGAACCCCAGAATGGGCAGAAAAACTCACAGGTATCAGTGCTAAAGATATTAAAGAAGTGGCAAAAGAGTTTGCAGAAGCAGGCAGTCGTGCCATCTCTTGGGTAACACCAGGAGCATCTATGCAAATCAGAGGTGCCTATGCTTCACTTGCAGCGCACGCTCTCAATGGCCTTGTTGGATCTGTCGATGCTGTTGGTGGTATCTTACAAGGAAGTTCAGTTCCTTATGAAAAAGCACCCGATCTTAAACCTTATCTGCCAGCAGAATTTGAAGCGGCGTTAAAGCAGAAAAAAATTGACCAGCGCGGAACAAAAAAACTTGCAGCTATCAATAAAAAAACAGGTGGTGGTGTGGTAACCCAACAAGTTGCGGATTCTATCCTCACAGATAAACCTTATGATATTAAAGTAGCAATTGGTTATTGGAACAATTTCACATTCTCCATTAACGGTGCTGATGTATGGGAAAAAGCGATGGAAAAATTACCATTCTATGCGCACATTACAACAAATCTAGCTGAGATGAGTATGTATGCTGATATTGTACTCCCAGCTAAAATGCATCTTTTTGAACGTTATGGGTTTGTAACCAATAAACAAAATCTCCACAGTTATATGTCAATTCATCAACCACTGATTAAACCTTATGGTGAAGCCAAAACCGATGAAACAGAAGTACCGTTCTTGATTGCTCAAGCATTGGCTAAAAAAGGATTTGATGGTCCTCTTCGTTATTACCAAGATAATTTCAAAGATCCTGAAACGGGGAAAGTTCCTGAAACAGCTGAAGAATTCGATCTCTTTGCTGTCAAGTTCCTTACAAAACCTGTGTGGAGTGGCGCGAGTAATGAAAAAGGTGACACCATCAACAGTTGGAATGAATTATTAGAAAAAGGTGTTTGGAAAACAAAGAAATACAAACCAGGCAAAAAAATAGACAACTTCAAGACTGAAACTAAAAAGTTTGAGTTTTACAGTGAAACTTTAAAAAAAGTTATGATTGAACATGCCGAGAAAAATAAAATTACTGTAGATGAAGCTTTTGAAGCCGTAAATTATACATGCAGAGGTGAGCTTGGGTTTGTACCACACTATGAAGAACCTGTCCGTCATGGCGATGAAAAGACCTATCCATTTATCTTTGCCGAGCACCGATCACGCCTCAATCGTGAAGGAAGAAGCCAGAACTGCCCATGGTATTATGAAATCAAAGATGTGGATCCTGGTGATGTAGCTGGTAAAGATGTTACCAAAATTAACCCACTTGA
It contains:
- a CDS encoding sigma-54-dependent transcriptional regulator, with the translated sequence MKIAIIDDQQEIRYSVAKILQRNQHTPLQFNGEEFELALIIEEQGVELLIVDVMLGENLTGIDLIKQFKKVGLNLPIILMTAYTTPTNMIEASKIGIKDILQKPFDEAQLLELVGKYMHTSSKEKSAKKPIKQGEEAFVGSYETMKEIYKKIGIAANNDLSVLIYGETGTGKELIANLIHTNSTHSEHPFVAVNCASIPKDLFESQLFGHEKGSFTSADKQHIGFAELTGEGTLFLDEIGELDIELQSKLLRFLETKKFRRVGGAKEINFEGRIISATNANLKAHIQKSIFREDLYFRLSMLTITMPSLKERIQDIPILCEHFIAKANRDLKTTITSISEEALAKLARHHWRGNIRELRNTIYSACLNASDDMIKADDIKEFEETEDIQQQLHKFCLAYLQKEGVEKAHDLEQTLQKTFLHVSFSLCPNITQLSTILDISRNTLKKQLREFGIYEGEEEK
- the nrfD gene encoding NrfD/PsrC family molybdoenzyme membrane anchor subunit: MNLLWDVRVSLDLFLGGLGVGAFLVGVVLYYVDAKAYEGFVKKSFMVAPLLVIAGLLLLLTELGRPLNVIKTIYAINPTSFMSIGIFLQSAFVAVALLIAFKVLTSGVSALSSKIVYAGAVLAGLVGLYHGFLLSGIAKEPWNNAIPVIFFVSSILSGASLMVLFNLESLENLVARFKLPLIINMVLTLELAAVFAWVYNLALTTASSKHAYDVLISSFSMEFWVLSILMGLIAPLAIFTLVILNKLSLRTVAIPTFSIIVMGSFFLKNLVVYLGQAV
- the phnD gene encoding phosphate/phosphite/phosphonate ABC transporter substrate-binding protein translates to MKNDQILTSCLQKFTMLFLLLLLPFSLNAKEKIVLGLTGTVLKDDLKNFMDWEKYLEHKITDLDVQIRFSKTYAEMNQLIKEHKVDVAYVCNSSYTKLDKEGTGKILAIPIFDGSDQYYSYIIAKKSTPVDSLADFKGKIFAFTDPESNSGATAPSYHMLSHGMDPKTFFKSYIYTYEHGESIKAVIDGFVDGASVDSIVYTRFAQKHPEKIEQLKVVQVLGPYTNSPIVARSALPKKRFEALQNAFIAMHQDTYGKSILEKLSLDRFDLPSGQDFSNVAKMLEVIEQRQ
- a CDS encoding molybdopterin-dependent oxidoreductase; the protein is MSINRRDFLKTTAGSAAVASTISIFPEDVEAKIGELKYEGETGKWMSSTCQGCTSWCPIQGLVVDGKVVKIRGNPNSPSAGRICPRPHLALQQVYDPDRVKTPLKRTNPKKGKGIDPKFVPISWDEAINTIADKIMGLIQTQETHKFLLMRGRYTFMNEIMYGTFPKLIGSPNNISHSSICAEAEKFGRYYTEGMWDYADFDLDNTRYILGWGTDMVSSNRQTPWFMNQQGYVKDRAKITCIDPRLSATAAKADRWLPIIPGTDSALAVAIAHVILSTGKWNKSFVGDFTDKVNYFIPEKEVPTEIEVEGKVIPVVFEEKHTYGVIAWWNLELKDRTPEWAEKLTGISAKDIKEVAKEFAEAGSRAISWVTPGASMQIRGAYASLAAHALNGLVGSVDAVGGILQGSSVPYEKAPDLKPYLPAEFEAALKQKKIDQRGTKKLAAINKKTGGGVVTQQVADSILTDKPYDIKVAIGYWNNFTFSINGADVWEKAMEKLPFYAHITTNLAEMSMYADIVLPAKMHLFERYGFVTNKQNLHSYMSIHQPLIKPYGEAKTDETEVPFLIAQALAKKGFDGPLRYYQDNFKDPETGKVPETAEEFDLFAVKFLTKPVWSGASNEKGDTINSWNELLEKGVWKTKKYKPGKKIDNFKTETKKFEFYSETLKKVMIEHAEKNKITVDEAFEAVNYTCRGELGFVPHYEEPVRHGDEKTYPFIFAEHRSRLNREGRSQNCPWYYEIKDVDPGDVAGKDVTKINPLDGKKLGLKDGDKIKITSPQGNIESEVKLWEGVRPGVVMKCYGQGHWAYGRVGSEVFGSKPRGDNNNKLHAFDFERLSGATPRHGGNSRVKIEKI
- a CDS encoding sensor histidine kinase, which encodes MKKLFDYLLALSVQVKLATLIFWVVFAISSVSIIINIDIHKNHTNQIIDELIKTNINSNKAFVSEFILTHNQWELYKFLKTLSSSSMIESSGFIDTHNVIVAHTDTEHYRLGDTFKEFDTYNVVPFEQDGVTFGSFVLKVKNQTLFSMLQDTFLAQFVLLVMVALLSLIIANIFMGRLLGRLHLLSNNAQAIIEKRWDDITIYQGKENDEITRIIEKTTQLMHELRDSIEKEEKNARISHSLIILGEIGSSFAHEVKNLLQPLKLLLSPAQLPDKEDMPIIHGALARIDHQVVDFLALAKPADFKYEKPLHVKPFVEESIALLRSSLSTKHLGIQSIIEEDLSVKMGANAIEIILINLLNNAIDAAFQLSTIEITWKRAEQAGFSVLCVKNSGETMDEKTKTNLFKPFFTTKKEGSGLGLFSIYKIVYLSNGYIEFESEEEQTKFCLYIPSQEQV